A stretch of Pangasianodon hypophthalmus isolate fPanHyp1 chromosome 9, fPanHyp1.pri, whole genome shotgun sequence DNA encodes these proteins:
- the saal1 gene encoding protein saal1: MASPQMDRNPSPPPDRDDETAEEDDAIGETVYSKHWLFSTLTRLIQMVTVQDSEQGEGLTELSDELEEELCKVWDMAMDKDVAGFLQEFKTPDILLGVIAKSRHPRLTEICIGILGNMACFPDTCMFISQNDGLGDVLLLLLGDSDPPTLLETCRLLLTCVSQPDVAPLWLQRIQQQTATCNNLCFIMRSSTNVELLVKVGELVDKLFDEDEELMKSWLAGPSSESDEDKDTHQDVASALLEAAVQLRKESPKALEAYLHALQLLTTVDEGLQNLISDGGCGVSVWKMVCEVVCEDLCQPDDPPLILQEQKALLAPALALLSALHTNLQTNISSALVASLLRILYFDQENQRGVHQESGDGPTYGKMDEEKDIQLQVLAEIAAELLSTLLTRLSMDIVLELLKMDHLTEKIWVSAVKTLLPQHNTSVLCFISTLTEVEPKLADIIKKECSIASESNEPKPEPT; the protein is encoded by the exons ATGG CCTCACCACAGATGGATCGTAACCCATCGCCGCCTCCCGACAGAGATGATGAGACTGCTGAAGAGGATGATGCTATTGGGGAGACCGTGTATAGCAAGCACTGGCTCTTTAGCACCTTAACTCGCCTTATACAG aTGGTGACAGTACAGGACTCAGAACAGGGAGAAGGTCTGACAGAACTGTCTGATGAGCTTGAGGAGGAGCTGTGTAAAGTCTGGGATATGGCCATGGATAAG GATGTGGCTGGTTTTCTACAGGAGTTCAAAACTCCAGATATCCTGCTTGGAGTAATTGCCAAGTCACGTCATCCACGCCTTACT GAAATCTGTATAGGAATTCTGGGAAATATGGCCTGTTTCCCTGATACGTGTATGTTCATTAGCCAGAATGATGGACTAGG tGATGTTCTGCTCTTACTGTTGGGTGACAGTGATCCTCCCACACTGTTAGAGACATGCAG GCTTCTCCTGACCTGTGTCTCTCAACCAGATGTCGCTCCCTTGTGGCTACAGAGGATACAGCAGCAGACAGCCACATGCAACAACCTTTGCTTCATAATGCGCAGTTCGACAAATG TGGAATTATTGGTAAAGGTAGGAGAACTTGTTGATAAGCtgtttgatgaggatgaggagctGATGAAGAGCTGGCTGGCTGGGCCATCTAGTGAGAGTGACGAGGACAAAGACACACACCAGGATGTCGCTTCTGCATTACTGGAGGCTGCTGTACAGCTTAG gAAGGAGAGTCCAAAGGCCCTTGAAGCATATCTGCATGCTCTTCAGCTCTTAACTACCGTAGATGAAGGACTGCAGAATCTCA TTTCAGATGGAGGGTGCGGTGTCTCAGTATGGAAGATGGTGTGTGAAGTGGTGTGTGAGGATCTGTGCCAGCCTGACGACCCTCCTCTCATCCTGCAGGAGCAGAAGGCACTCCTGGCCCCCGCCCTCGCACTGCTATCTGCCTTACACACCAACCTTCAGACAAACATCA GTTCAGCCTTGGTGGCTAGTCTTCTTCGCATCCTGTACTTTGATCAGGAAAATCAGCGTGGGGTGCATCAGGAGTCAGGAGATGGACCGACATATGGAAAGATGGACGAGGAAAAAGATATACAGCTGCAGGTGTTGGCTGAGATAGCAGCAGAATTACTTTCGACTCTGCTCACACGTCTGTCCATG GACATTGTGTTAGAGTTGCTGAAAATGGATCATCTTACAGAGAAGATCTGGGTGTCAGCAGTAAAGACACTATTGCCGCAGCACAACACATCT GTGCTGTGCTTCATCTCCACACTGACCGAGGTGGAGCCTAAACTAGCAGACATTATAAAGAAGGAGTGTTCCATCGCATCAGAATCAAACGAGCCTAAGCCGGAGCCAACGTAA